The genomic interval CCCTGCAGTGCAAGGGCATGTGAAAGTGTGGTGAGGGAGCGCGCGCTGGGCTGCCAGCTCGGCCTGGTGGCACCGAGAATGCCAATACTGACAGGAGGCCGATGAGGGCGTGAGAATACAGCAGGGAAGAGGCTGGGTGAACGCACAGGGAATGGGTACAAGACCGGAGCACAAAATGGAGTAggctgtctccctctctctcactcactgtgtatgtgtgtgtgtgtagagaaaATAACATCCCACGTTATTCAATGGTTTAGGCTTTAAGACAGGTGTGGACAGGTGGAGGCGTGTGGAGATAGATGTAGACAGGGGTAGACAGGTGGAGGCgtgtggagagagcacatgcaaGGCAGTGAAACGAGGTGTAGACAGGTGTAGACAAGAGGGGACAAGGCTAGACAGTTGAGGATGGATATATCATTGAAGATCTGTATATTATTTTGCCCTCACTGGTGATGCATATGGTACTCATCATTGTATTTTATATGAGAAGGCTGGCTGGTCTTCTTTGTCTGAGAGGCATGACAAACATCAGTATTTGCTTATTTACAAAAATCTTATTGAAACATTGCCTCCCTATATTACATCATTGGGACCTTATTAAACCTGTTCCAGCAACTGGCTAGTGCTCCAGGTTCCTCTCGTTAATACAGAGCTGGGAAagactgcttttgttttttgcgCACCGGACTCCTGGAACTAAGCgtcgacacattttaaaaatcaaaaacagtCTTATACCCTTTGGAAATATCAGAAACTTGATCTTAAGCCTTCCTGTCTTATTTTGTAGCTGTTGTAAATGATTATTCACacggttttatttgttttatgatgTTCATTTGttataacattttttctgtaaacTCAGCACCATTGTAAATGAGGGCCACCCTCAATGATCTTCTGAGattgaaataaaggtgaattGACTGTAAGAATAATAGTGGCACAGTAGGCAGTTGCAGGAGAGGAGACTGTTCAGCAGAGAAAGGGCTGAGGTGGAGCAGTCAGGTGGTAAAGCACTACTACTAAACTGCAATGAAGGTCAGCaatgtgtttctgaaaaacACCAACCCAAGGCATTAATCTACTCTGAGTGCTATTCTGGCCCTAATTGCCTGAAATCACCACAACTTTTCTGTTGAAGTGAGGCTTTAATTTGCGATGCATGCATGGGAGCAGTAAGACCATGACGAGTTTGAAATGAGGAGTGCAGCCCTTTCGCTGAGCATACAGAAACAAATAGTGTCAAACAACATGATGCAACTTTGTttggcaggcagacagaaaaGGCAAACCCAGCACTAtctggaaagagggagaggggtggggcgagggatagatggagagggagagaatgagggcGCTCTGCCAGTACTGGTCAGCCAAGTGAGCTTCATCTATTAAAACTATTTGGAACTACAGTGACGAATGAGAGGGTGCTCCAGCCACAGGCCACATGATTGGATCCAGCCCTTACAGCATCTCTCCTCCTTGGGACTGTTTCTTACTATATTTGAGACATGTGTTTCACTTTCTCTTCCTCAATAGATTTGCACCTTTAAATTATTTACCATGACTTCTTTTGACCATTTCCTTCACCGCAGTTCATTACAGGATCTTGAAAAAGCAGTACACACTCAATAAGGGCTTAAAGGTCTCTAACCGCTGAAAGCGGGCATGCAGGGTCTGGGCTGATATGTAAGACAGCGCACGTGCAAAACTTGGAGCCCACAGTAGAGCACAGCCCCCTCAACCTCAGCTGGAGTTCTAATGAAGTGAATCTGATGTGCTGAGAGGGCTTTGAGGAGGGGGCCGGGTAAACTGTCATTCCTCTAGGCTGTAGATATGGGGAGACACATCTCCAAAAATACAAGAATCCCCAGAGGACACTCAATACAGCACACAGGTTCAACTTTGCTTCTAACTGCTTCATTTGATCCGAGACACTGCAGTGTTGTGGTTCCCACAAGCACAAATCACaaatacacatgtgcacacgccaGGACTGGATGCAGacacacgcgtgcatgcacacaaacacacaaaaacacacacacgcatgcacacccaacccccaccccagccccccccccacacacacacacacacacacacacacactgactgaaaaTGCACCACCCCCATCAAGGGGAAGAAAATTCAAGAGAGTAGAGCCATCCGCTTTATCTCCCCTGGGTATCTGCAGCATGCCTTGCCAGCCTGCATCTCATCTCAGTCTGAGAAGctggaaatgtgtttaaaaattcCTGGGTAATAATGCGCTCAGTTTTTACAAAGAATGCTCGCTTCCCTCCGCTTGAGACAATAATCAGTGCCTGCTACTGGGAACGTTTAAGATCCGTTTTTATCAGCAAACCGCTTTACATCGGTTTGGGCTCATTCACTGAGCACATTAGATGTTCTATAGAAGGCAAGGGGGGCAGGAAAGGATCAGCCATTTTAAGagtaatgcatttttgtgttgtgatgATGAAACCCTGAACCGGGCACAGGGAAGAGTCTCAAGCTGTTTTCAGAAGAGGAATTTCAACTCCTGACCCCAGGAGTGCCCGGATTTGGCAATGACCTAGCATCCATCAGTGTGGACTGAAGTCATCTCAGCTCGTTCGGGATCACTGCAATTCATTTGGAAGTGTAGTTATACTGATGCGCTCATTTCCTTCTACTTACTCCTTGACCTTTGATTGCAACCACTGTGGAAAGTTGTACTCTTTAACTTATCTTTCCTCTGTTCTGATGTTTCTGGCCTCTCCCTagtcttgtctctctctcattctctctgctCTTCCCATCTCTTATCtctcttttctgtgctttctcccctctttctctcctgaatctgtttctctcttttgtctCCTCACCTTTCCCCATCCCATTCCCCTCCTCTAGTCCTGCTGTGCCAGTTCTACAAAACTGCCCTGTGATCTCATGCCAAACATCTAATCCCAAACAGCCATTAAAGGTTGGAGCCCAACTCGGAACAGCAATTAGGAGGGAAGTGAAAATGATTGGGTTTCAGAGGGAACAGGGCAATAACTCACTGTGTGAGCATCAGAGTAATAACGTATATCTTAGCTCTAATCTAGCAGAGCTAATCTAGCTATTGCTCTCCAGCCCAGGAAAATTAAAGAACATTCATGAAATCAAGACAAGACAAATAAGCGCCGCTGCACATAGTTACTGAAAGGGATTTCGCTTACAAATCATTGTGGGACACGGACATGAATGCGTGCCTAGCTGTGATAACACTCTTCAGTTCAGAACAAATTTCAAGGTAATGTGCAGCTATGCCTGTGTGGTTTCAAGTTAATATGCAGTGATGTCTGCACAAGTACTTGACATGACATCTACCACAAAATGACTTAAGCaaagttttatatatattttaaaactcccatacattttatgtaaaacacCAACTATTATGTAAATTAGCGAGATATGCCTGGTGTGAGATACAGGAGGTCTTAATTCAATGGCTGCAGTATTCATCGCACTTCATCTCAgcaatatgaacacacacacacacacacacatacaaacacacacaagctcatatCCCAGACTGCATTGCTCACAGTTCTGTCAGGGTTTCTGTAACCAGTCAAACACTTTGCAGGTTTAACAAAGAGCCCAGCACACCTCACCCTGACTGCTGGGAGAACAGGCACATAACAAGCCTCCAGTCTCCCAGCTGCACCAAGGGTCCTGTTTGAGGTTTTCTGCGTTTACCGATCGCATTACGCGTTTGTTATTTTGCTCTCGTTTTGGTTTCCCCCCACAGTCCTGCAAGCCATCCTCGTTCGCTAGCAGTACCCTGAGTCTGCGaccgctctctctcaccactgGCTTCTATAAAACACCTCACCGCTGAAAGGAAACATCAACtgaagtgaaattatttttctcttaaaAATCACAGTGCATTATGGTCCAAAATACGATGATTTGCCTAGTTCAGTCCGAGATGTGCACTGATGATGTTCTTACATCTTGATCTTATAATGCTTGACAGCAGAACATTCTTTACCTCATGGGGGAGAGaaatggaaccccccccccccccggctcttcCACCTAATGGACTTGCCCATTTTGACCCACTGTCAACATAATCTAACGGGGGATTCTCAGTGAGGACCTGCTGAAGTGTAGAGTGGTGGTGTGCACGAACAGAGAGATGAATAGTGCATGCTGCAGCTGCTTCCTGTACTAATTGCACCTGGTCCAATGGGCCCAGTTACCCCTGTGTATCCCTGGGCCCCCGTACCCCAGTGCACCAAGACAGATGACTTTCTATGGAAAGCAAGTGTGAAGACCACGGCCTCCCACTGTTGCTCAACATACATTGATTGACTGGTCAGCCCTTTCACAACACAACGTCACAATTAACATTATAAGGCCAAGGaattgcatatttaattttctACATTGTAGTTTTTCCTGAATAACAATGCCAAACAATTTCCATAACATGCCACAAGAGAGAGATACTCTCAGTTGTgaagtttccttttttaactgACACACATAGCAGCTCAAACCATTTTTACTTAGGCAGGgcacattttattcaaattaatttgatttccCCGCTGCTTTAATATTACTATGCACAGCACCAGCTCAATAGTTTTCAGCTGTGAATGCAATTTCCCCACTGTGAATGCAATTTGTCACATACACATGCGGAGCTACATAAACGGTCCCAAACTAAATTCCTTAAGGGTCATGCTGGATTTAGTTCTAACCAATTTCCCTGGTTTAATTGGCCCAGTAAATAACcttaaacacactcacaccattgCAACTCCCACAATATACagcagaaattacagcaataaTGTAAAGACCATAGACAGATGGAAACTGATTGGGTTGATTAAGTAACTAAGAGCTAAGGCTGGAGCCATAAGGAGCCCTTTGGGTCCAATACACTTCAAAATCTTACGCAACCCCCATGACAAATGCTATTGATAAAGTTATTCTTATTCAATGCAGAGCCACATTAAAGATCAATCATGACTGGAGCACAATAATGAGTGTTCATCGTCTCTTCCACCCAGCAGAGCATGCTTTCTATTCCTAACGAGTTTTAATCTTGACAATACTCATCTCCtcaggggggtggagggttgggAGGATCATCCAAATGCCAAAAACCCCCCGCTGCTTTGATTTATCGATGCCTCTGGCGGCCCCGACTGTACATCAGAAAACCTTTAAATTTCTCAATCGCCCATAAaccatgtcaaaataaaatgcaaaaattgcaCATGGCCGCTTTAAATTAATCGTGATGTGTTTATGTCCAGGATGGGAATGCAGAGAGGGGCCTGACTGAGTCACAGCACAACCAACCAGGCCTGCCCTTGATAGGGGGGAATGCATTCTGTTAAGGGAAAGAAAGCATTGCGACAGATCTGCTGAACTTTGTTCAGCCCTCGCACTACAATTCTCTATCCAAACCCTCTCCCTGGACCCCCCCAGCAATATCTCTCCTGCTGCCTCTACTCAATTCTTCCTCTTTTAAGATCTCTCCATGGTTCCTTATCTACCTCCCTTCACTCTCAACTTCTTTCACACCCTGTACTGCCCTTAAATTCTTCTCTCTCCACTCTATGCTTTTATTCATTCTTCCCTCCTATATCTTCACTAAATCCTTACCTTTTCCCTCATCTGTAAATCCAAGATccttcactccccctctctataCCTTCATTAAATCTTTCCCTCTATACATTGACTAAAttgttccctctctctataCTTCCACTATACTTAACCCCCCCACCCGAAACCCCTCAGCATTCCAGTGGACAAAGCCGTGAGTCGGCGTGTGATTGATGTCAGTCTTGAGGAGGGGATACAGAGCCAGCAGTGTGTCCATGGAGACGCCTCTGTTTCACATTGGAGAGGGGCTGGGCCGCAGGTCCGTGGCCACAGATGAAAGTAATGACTGAGACCTCAGAGCCGGGCGGATCTGTTGTATGCAGCGAGCCACAAACAGACGCGAGGTGAAGTTTGGAGGCTAAGCCATCAGCAGGCCCTGCTCTGGAGGGGGAGGACTGTTTCTCCTGGTCTCTCCATTAAATGGACCACCAAATGAGAGAATGAATGGGCTGACTGAGTTCCTCTTGTGTGGGACTCTTCGTACTCGGTCCTAAGATCTCCATTGGGGCTCCAGGGGTGGACCCCGAAGCCTAAAGATCCGTTCAAAACAGCCCACTCCAACTGCCACACCCTGTGACCTGGACACCAAACCTGAGAGTCATTTCCACCTCTCAGCTGCAGTGTGccacatgcacatttttgttgtgcCGACACCTTGTCCGTCTTAAGCGTGTGGCATAAAGTATAATACAATGTTCTTTGTGTGTATGGTTTCTGGAGAGGCCGTTTGTCACCTTCCAGTCTCGTGAAGAACAATCGCAGACACATACTTGCACGTACAAATCGCAGACACATACTTGCACGTACAAAAACCAATAACATTTGCCACGAGAGAACTGCGACTCAGGGGCCTTAAGATTTCCTACCGCTAGACTAATTGGCtctgattttttgttttagtagTGTGGCGGACTATAAGCTGCCTGGCTTATACACTGTGGAAATGGGCCAACATCAACAAAAAAGGTGTGCGAATAAGATTCAGACCACCACTTGGTAAGGAGCACACCACTACCCACTAGTGGTGCTCAATGGAACTGCCTTTAACTACAGCATATTGAACTTGTTCATATTTCCAGATTCAAATTAATAACGAGAAACACGTTACAAACCACAATTAAATATGTTCTGAGTACACTGGGTTGGGTTCATGCagttataaattataataattgtgACTATGTTGTAGAGCACGTGTCACCATGAAGAATACCAGACAGGATTTCAATTACGGTACAATATTGCCTTGTTTTTGCAATTCTATGGATATAATATTTGACCTAATTTTCACCAACTTTGCTCAGATGTTAATTCCTCCAGTGTAGAACTCCGAGGAGAGTACAGTCTGTGCAGCTgaggtgaagaattagataatacTTCCTGCAGAGGAGGTGCGAATAAAATGACTGAGAAGAATCTTAATTAATTACTGAGCACGTGCAAGCAATTTATCAGAGCAGATTTGATTTTGAGCCGTTGGGAATATGCACATTTTCTAAAGGACAAAGACAAAAGCATGGAGACTCAGAAGTACTCAGCAGTATGTTACAAAGTTTTGCTTTATTACCCAAATAACATGTTAACTATAAACTGATTTAAAAGCCATGTTGTCCTGTCTGACAGCTGCAGTGCATTTAAGTGACACATGATCCAACACTGCCCTCTAATGTTCATTAAGTGGAGTGCTATGAATGTAACTGGATACTCCCACCCGCATTAAACAGCTTCACTTCTGGTTACTATTACACTGCGCATATTTCTCAATGGCACTTTACATAAGAGCTCCTCTGACAGTCGCAATATCACATTGCTGCTAACAGTGACTCTTGTGTTGCCGCTAGTTATGCCTGTTGGATACTGCAAGATGCTGTGAACATTTAGGAAATGCATTGCGACAGGCATTAGGAAGCCTGGGAACACTGGATATTATGTAACACAAGAAAACCTAAAACAAATACTTAAAGGTTATGGACTGACCAACCACTCCATCAGTGAAGGCATAAGCCAGATATAGCACAAACAAGTATAGCTCATTAAGCTCCAttgataaaaaaaggaaatacaaacaaaaatagataAAGATCATCTGTTAgcagttttgttaaaaaatactATGAAGGTGTCaagtgtataaaaaaaagaattaattgtGTTGTCAAGACAGCTGATgttgaagaaaatgaatgaatgagctACAAAGTGGGAGTGGCCTATTAAAATAAGGCCACAGTATTGCAAGTATAGATTTTAATCAAAAAAGGATTCAGTATATTATTATGCCACTTTCAAAGCCAAGAAGATTTCCCAACGACCTCCAGTTCAGATCTCTGAGGCTCCACCATACTGTACAACATTGCCTTTTAAGAGAACGGTTACTTCTGTAAGGTAATGGCAACCCCTCCACTGTGGCAGCTCAGCGCAGGCCAAGGTGCTTCTGGAACCAGAGGACGATGTTGAGGAAGCAGTCGGCCTGGGTGTCCACGCGAGCCAGTGAGTGACCGTCCTCTGCAAACCACAGCAACCTGTAAAATGAAGCACACACTGGCACCAGAGACCATGCAAAAACCGTGGATAATACAAGCTCATCCACTGGTAGACAAAACATATCACCAGgcaatcctgtgtgtgtgtgtgtgtgtgtgtgtgtcctatgTCCTTTGTGTTTGGCCAGTTAGTATTGGTCACTGTATTCTTACAGTTAGTTTCTTTTCTCAATTGTGGTTGAATCTATACActatgcaacaaacaaaaagttaTTGATTGCCATATTGGCCATGAAAGTCACTTTGGGCAAAATTGTCAGCCAaataatacatgtaaatattttcagtgaaactgGGGAATGAAAGAGGATGCAAAGGATTGCACAACCAATCAGATGTTCCTGTTTGACTCAAGCTCACAGCTCTTACCTAACAGGGGAGTTTCTGCTCTTCAGGGCACGGTACAGCTCCAGCCCTTGGTGGGGGGACACCCTTTTGTCTTTACCTCCCAACAAAAGCAGTACTGGTGTCTTGATCTGCAAGCAGCACAGAGGAACTGAAATAGCAGCCTTTTCCCAGCAAAGGAACTGTAATAGACAGAGCGCACATACTTACCTGGGAGGCATGAGCGATGGGAGACACCTGGAACATGGCGGTCAGAGCATCCGGACTGGGCAGCCGGTCAAACGAGTACTGCAGCCCCACCGCAGAGTACCGCCTGTGCCCCAGAACAGAGCGGCCATCATTTCCACAAGCTGCcatatctctgtctctctctcttatgatCCCAGGGGGATGCACATGCAGGCAGGACGGGTCTCCTCACCAGTCAATGATGTCACTGGTGCCCAGCAAGGTGGCAGCATTAATGACAGGGTTCCGGGCTGCACAGGCTCTGTAGAAATCAGGATACTGGCCAATCAGGTGGCAGGCAAGGAACCCTCCATGAGAGCCACCCATCACAGCCACTTTTCTGGGGTCAAGGGTCGTGTCGCTTTGCAGGGCAGTCAGAACGGCTCTCTTGGACATGAAGATGGAAAAATGGCAGAAGAATCAGTACATTATTTATATCTTATACCCTAGAGCACTACACAGATCAGTGAGGACATTCTTAAAACCAAAAGTACATCGTGAACGAAGAAGTACATTAAAGGTGAATAAATGTAAAGCAGTGGCTTACTTTAGTCCTACAACAGTGAGACTTGAACTGACTTCAAGGTGGTGCCAAGATTTGATTGAGAGCGATTAAGCAAAATCCAGCCTGAAATTTCACAGCACCTGCACATCCTTGACATCCTGGCTGCCAATGTTCCCAATAAGAGACAGGATGCTGTCCTGTCCAAATCCAGTGGACCCCCGATAGTTCACtgccaaacaaaacaatggGAACAAGGGAACAGGCTGATTTCATTTCACTTCTCTTTGGTTCCAAAGCTACTAAGATGCAAACTTTGAACTCCTTTACAGAAATGTACTGAAACCGCAGAAACAAGGAAGCACTACATCATATTCAGTTTTCTGTGAGGGAGTaaaacacagaggaaaggttcTGTGTTCTCTTACCCATGAGCACTGCAAAGCCCACCCtggccagagcagcagaggaGACATTCCACTCTGCTGAGAACTGTGAGTGTGGGCCACCTGCAGATATtattatataacacacacacatacacacaagcacaaacgcacacacacacacaaaagttaacattgttttttttcactgaggATAGTCATTAAAAACAATCTCAGCTGAtttccctctcaccctctcaccatGAGCAAATACCACCAGGGGCACCTTTACCCCAGACTGGGGAACACGGGGTTTCACCAGCAGAGCTCCGAAATCCAGACCAGCTGAtccaaaacagaacaaagaccttattatttaccatttacccaGTATTCAAAATAACtgttaaagttgtttttttctttccataaCATACAAGGCAAGCTTATATTAAGTAAGAAAAATACCTGTACTGATAAAAGTATAAATCCTTCATAGAACAGTTACCGTTGAGATATGCAATTAATTACATGGCTGCTTTAAAATGTGATGTGTCAGAGCAGATCAGGAGGCCTGTAGGTGTTCACACTTACAGAACTCAGTGTTCTCCTCCTGGGGCCCAGGGGTGACATTTAGGGCCCTCCACTCCAGGAGTGGGATCTGATGGGGCTCATTAAGGGCGGTCCAGGACACCCCAGCTTCACCCCCTGCTGGGGGCAGGAACCCCACTTTCTAGAGGAGCACCCAGGGAGGCAGAGATCAGCCCTGCTGCCCACTGTACACTACAGCTTTATTTACATCTGCTGTACAAAAAGACTCATCGCACTTTCTGTTCTACACAACACAGCCTCATACAACCGATACTCACATTTACACTAAGCACCAAATTTCTTCACATATTTTTACACAAGCGCAGCAGACTGGAGAAGTGGTGAGTGCTGATTGTTATTCCCCATAAACTATCTGAAGTAGCTCTTTTACACATACCAGACACGGAGGCCTGCTGAGTGAGGAACAGTTGACCACCATCAGGTCTCTTTCAATGGCCAGCAGCTTCCAGCTTCCAAACTCCTCATCTGACAGAACCCAGGACCAAACCTTACCATTTATGATCTGTACAGACAGTCTAATGCAATATTCATGAactcataaacaaaaaaaaccaggatACAATGTCATGaaataagatgttttttttttttttttacttcagtgttGGGTGACACAAACATGGCATTACAAGAATCCCAGACAAGGTACAAACactgtatttttgttattcacaCAAAGGAGATCTGGGGACTTACTGTCAACAAGACGACTGACTCTTTTTGTGCATCGTTCCAGCACAAAGAGCTCCTTAAGATGGGAGAAGTggagaaacacacaggaaaataaacatacatggagagagagagagataacaaaGAAAGTGaggagagaataagagagatgGACAAGACCAGACCAATGCACAAATCTTCCCAACTGGATTACTACTGAAGATTATATGTAAGAGATTAACTATGACTGACTTGTCTATCAGTCTCAATGTTGCGTACCTTCCAGTTCCTCCTGCCACTGCTGAAGACCACCCTCTGACTGTCTGCAGACCAGCAGCGTGAGGGCAAAGCTTCATACAGCCCCGCAAACTCCCCTGAGAGACAAGGGAACAGCCTGGCTGGAGGACGCACTAGGAAAAGCTGCACTTACACCCATATGATGCAACAAAGCTAAACCCTGCAGTTCCACCTGACAGCTCGATTGCATCAACACGATCTACTTGAAATGGAGAACTGCTCCTCTCTCTTAGTCCACAATCAATTCATTTCATCTTCTTTCAAACCTCCGATCATGCAGAAGGGGTCATACCATCCTGTGGTCTCTTGACTACATCTACCAGCAAAGAGGTCTTCTTAGTTTCCCAGTCATACTGCAGAGACAACCCAAGAGAGTGGttcaaatttcaaaattcaCATCTCTACAGAAAATACCTACAGTTCCCTCTATAGACAAAATGAGGAATCTGCTACAACCATATACTTTACTACAGTCTTAAAACTCCcataaaaacagaagaacatTCCTGAGATGTGCGAGGCTAAGTGAGAAGAAACAGCTCAGAGCTTACCAGCTGCAGGCTGCGACACTGGTTGTGGGGCCCGAACACCTGGCCCTGCAGGTAGACAACGCAGCTGCTGTCTGGGCTCAGACGAGGAGACGAGACCGCGATCTGGTCAGAGGAAAGACACTCTGTCCACAGGGACCGAAAAGACAGAACGGAATTATCGATCAACACAAAGAAATGCTTTTGTTCAGAGATGTAAAAAATACACGCACTCACCACAGTTCCCTTCAAGGTCCACATGAAAGAGAGCCGATCTGGAATCAGAACAGAAGTCAGGGTCTTACAGCTGGAACAGAGAGCTGAACAGAACACCACAGGGTTACAGTAGGGTTTGTTCAGCAATAACAACGTGTGGCCGTCTCTCACCTCCGGTTGGAGCAGAACTTCAGGCCCAGTCGAAAAGGCTCATGCCACCACCCCACAAAGAGCACACCCTCGTCCCCTGGGGCCCACAGTGCCTAAGGGTGTAGAGCGCAAGGAGTGTCTGGcccacacatcatacacacctGGGAATGTTAGGCTTTCACTGCAAAGCTTTACTGGGACTCACCTGGCCAGGGGACACCTGTGTGGGTACGCcctgcagcactgtgactgtgcaCTTGCCTACATCGGCCACACACAACACTGGGACGCTCTTATTATTAAGGCCTTCTCCCCAGTCTTCCAAGTACACACTCTGGTCCTCCTTTTGAACAAACAGAAAGGGAACCAATGATATACAGAACCAGAAAGCAGTAGGGAAGTGAAAAGAAATATCTATTCACTTTAATGGAAGAAGGATAATCGCATGTTATTGCAATATGCCATAATCACTATAACAATTCCCACTTCACATACAGTATTCAGCAATTAACAACAGTCCATTTCAGTCATCAGAACATTATGTGAAAGCAAAACGCTCCCTTTCCTCTGTGAATTATATTGAGTAGTTCAAAATGACCTTCCCAGCAGGTAACTCCTCTCCAGAATGCCCTGCTACTGCATCCTCACTGGCTGGTCTGGATTCTGGAGTAGTAGATGATTCTGCCTTAAAGGGCCTCCTCTCTGCGACATATAGCACCCTGCCTTCACATGCAGACCAGGCCAGGCAGCCAAACTGAGCTGGAACACAGAGAGGTCAGAAGATGGTCCAGATGGCTAAAGATCCCATTTAACAGATAGAAGCCCATCGTTGCAGAATCAAaatggatgacatcacaatctgACATCTTAACTTTAAACTGAGAATGCATGCCAACTTACTGTCTTCATACACTCTCCCATGTTTGTTTAAAGAGGTGAGGTCAAGGCTTTTCACATAACCATGTCTGTTCCATATCTTAAATGGGAAAGCAACAAGCATAGAGTAAAATTTTTGTATAGAAGTCACACTTGCGCATTAGTTGCTCCCCTCAACCTATCTGAGGCAACAAATACAGGAAACAACATGAAACCCAGGTGCATTTGGAAGTTGCATCCCCTGTTCCTTTCAATCCcccaaataattaattaaatgaatacagtAAATACAACAATATACAACAAATACACCTCAACATACTAATATAAATATCTTAACGAACATACTACAAACATATCACAAATCCCTACAGCAGCATAAGCATAAGTATTTAGTAATCACAGAATATCATATTAAGATCAGGAAGATCAATGTAACATTGTTAATATAATCTGTATATAATCTGTATTACTATTACTGCCACTTTATTACCACATATAATAGCAAAAGCTACATGTGTCTGTGGCGGATTGTAACACTGAATTGATTTTtattacacattattattttattatattttttccctctatttctctccaCAATTTGAAATC from Anguilla rostrata isolate EN2019 chromosome 11, ASM1855537v3, whole genome shotgun sequence carries:
- the zgc:136971 gene encoding S9 family peptidase isoform X1: MVMEFLMQTESESISAVFKEYSQFPTPVSVTVCPEVPANPGTRYINLFAEWSQSETDRGIRLRYNKQYTLLCDDRAVLNTLPPGHCSHVKEELLCSHSPSGTLKAVVRETSSQGKACQFLEIWNRHGYVKSLDLTSLNKHGRVYEDTQFGCLAWSACEGRVLYVAERRPFKAESSTTPESRPASEDAVAGHSGEELPAGKEDQSVYLEDWGEGLNNKSVPVLCVADVGKCTVTVLQGVPTQVSPGQALWAPGDEGVLFVGWWHEPFRLGLKFCSNRRSALFHVDLEGNCECLSSDQIAVSSPRLSPDSSCVVYLQGQVFGPHNQCRSLQLYDWETKKTSLLVDVVKRPQDGEFAGLYEALPSRCWSADSQRVVFSSGRRNWKELFVLERCTKRVSRLVDNEEFGSWKLLAIERDLMVVNCSSLSRPPCLKVGFLPPAGGEAGVSWTALNEPHQIPLLEWRALNVTPGPQEENTEFSGLDFGALLVKPRVPQSGVKVPLVVFAHGGPHSQFSAEWNVSSAALARVGFAVLMVNYRGSTGFGQDSILSLIGNIGSQDVKDVQRAVLTALQSDTTLDPRKVAVMGGSHGGFLACHLIGQYPDFYRACAARNPVINAATLLGTSDIIDWRYSAVGLQYSFDRLPSPDALTAMFQVSPIAHASQIKTPVLLLLGGKDKRVSPHQGLELYRALKSRNSPVRLLWFAEDGHSLARVDTQADCFLNIVLWFQKHLGLR
- the zgc:136971 gene encoding S9 family peptidase isoform X2 is translated as MQTESESISAVFKEYSQFPTPVSVTVCPEVPANPGTRYINLFAEWSQSETDRGIRLRYNKQYTLLCDDRAVLNTLPPGHCSHVKEELLCSHSPSGTLKAVVRETSSQGKACQFLEIWNRHGYVKSLDLTSLNKHGRVYEDTQFGCLAWSACEGRVLYVAERRPFKAESSTTPESRPASEDAVAGHSGEELPAGKEDQSVYLEDWGEGLNNKSVPVLCVADVGKCTVTVLQGVPTQVSPGQALWAPGDEGVLFVGWWHEPFRLGLKFCSNRRSALFHVDLEGNCECLSSDQIAVSSPRLSPDSSCVVYLQGQVFGPHNQCRSLQLYDWETKKTSLLVDVVKRPQDGEFAGLYEALPSRCWSADSQRVVFSSGRRNWKELFVLERCTKRVSRLVDNEEFGSWKLLAIERDLMVVNCSSLSRPPCLKVGFLPPAGGEAGVSWTALNEPHQIPLLEWRALNVTPGPQEENTEFSGLDFGALLVKPRVPQSGVKVPLVVFAHGGPHSQFSAEWNVSSAALARVGFAVLMVNYRGSTGFGQDSILSLIGNIGSQDVKDVQRAVLTALQSDTTLDPRKVAVMGGSHGGFLACHLIGQYPDFYRACAARNPVINAATLLGTSDIIDWRYSAVGLQYSFDRLPSPDALTAMFQVSPIAHASQIKTPVLLLLGGKDKRVSPHQGLELYRALKSRNSPVRLLWFAEDGHSLARVDTQADCFLNIVLWFQKHLGLR